A genomic stretch from Solanum stenotomum isolate F172 chromosome 8, ASM1918654v1, whole genome shotgun sequence includes:
- the LOC125875264 gene encoding metallothionein-like protein type 2 isoform X3, producing MSGCGSSCGCGSSCSCGNGGGCSMYLDLEKSTTFTIIEGVAPMNNKGMVEGSNEKATEGGNGCKCGSSCNCDPCNC from the exons atgtCTGGTTGTGGTTCTAGCTGTGGTTGCGGTTCTAGCTGCAGTTGTGGCAACGGTGGAGG GTGCAGCATGTACCTTGATTTGGAGAAGTCCACTACCTTTACCATCATCGAAGGAGTTGCACCTATGAACAA CAAGGGAATGGTTGAAGGATCAAATGAGAAAGCAACAGAAGGAGGAAATGGGTGCAAGTGTGGATCAAGCTGCAACTGTGACCCTTGCAACTGTTGA